Proteins from one Chitinophaga oryzae genomic window:
- the pyrH gene encoding UMP kinase, producing MGDANYGIDHKVITQYAYDIKAVTDLGVQVAIVIGGGNIYRGMNEAETGIERAQGDYMGMLATVINGMALQSGLEKIGLYTRLQSAIKMEQIAEPYIRRRAIRHVEKGRVVIFGAGTGNPYFTTDTAASLRAIEIQADVILKGTRVDGIYTADPEKDATATRFETITFSEVYQKSLNVMDMTAFTLCQENKLPIIVFDMNKPGNLLNVIMGKNVGTLVKD from the coding sequence ATGGGGGATGCAAATTATGGTATTGATCATAAGGTAATTACCCAGTATGCCTACGATATCAAAGCGGTTACCGACCTCGGAGTACAGGTAGCCATCGTGATCGGCGGCGGTAATATCTACCGTGGAATGAATGAAGCCGAAACCGGCATCGAAAGAGCCCAGGGAGATTATATGGGCATGCTGGCCACCGTGATCAACGGAATGGCCCTGCAGAGCGGACTGGAGAAAATAGGGCTCTATACCCGCCTCCAATCAGCTATTAAAATGGAACAAATCGCAGAACCTTACATCCGCCGCCGCGCCATCCGCCACGTGGAAAAAGGTCGCGTGGTTATATTCGGAGCCGGCACCGGTAACCCGTACTTTACGACTGATACCGCCGCCTCCCTCCGTGCTATCGAAATCCAGGCAGACGTCATCCTGAAAGGAACCCGCGTAGACGGTATCTATACCGCCGACCCGGAAAAAGACGCCACCGCCACCCGGTTCGAAACCATCACCTTCTCTGAGGTATACCAGAAATCACTCAACGTCATGGACATGACAGCCTTTACCCTCTGTCAGGAAAATAAACTGCCGATCATCGTGTTTGACATGAACAAACCAGGAAACCTTCTGAACGTGATCATGGGCAAAAATGTAGGTACCCTGGTAAAGGACTAA
- the tsf gene encoding translation elongation factor Ts, translating into MATITAADVNKLRQQTGAGMMDCRKALVESDGDFEKAVDYLRKKGQKVAALRSDRETKEGVIIAKVAADGKSGVIVGLGCETDFVAKNEDFVKFAQSIVDLALAKGIKTIDELNAAELDGVTVADKVNDQVAKIGEKISLNKFEFVEAGGVTAYIHGNYRMGVLVAFSKPVSEEVGKDVAMQIAAMNPIAVDADSVPADVIAREKEIAVEQVKAEGKPAEMAEKIAVGKVNKFFKESTLLAQAFVKDNNKSVADYLKSVDADLKVSGFKRIALG; encoded by the coding sequence ATGGCAACAATTACAGCAGCTGATGTAAACAAACTGCGTCAGCAAACTGGTGCGGGTATGATGGATTGCAGAAAAGCACTCGTGGAAAGTGATGGCGATTTCGAAAAAGCAGTAGACTACCTGCGTAAGAAAGGTCAGAAAGTAGCTGCGCTGCGTTCCGACCGCGAAACTAAAGAAGGTGTTATCATCGCTAAAGTTGCTGCTGATGGTAAATCCGGCGTTATCGTAGGTCTGGGTTGCGAAACCGACTTCGTGGCCAAAAACGAAGACTTCGTGAAATTTGCACAGTCTATCGTTGACCTGGCCCTGGCTAAAGGTATCAAAACCATCGACGAACTGAACGCTGCTGAGCTGGACGGTGTAACCGTTGCTGACAAAGTAAACGACCAGGTAGCTAAAATCGGCGAAAAAATCTCCCTGAATAAATTCGAATTCGTGGAAGCCGGCGGTGTAACTGCCTACATCCACGGTAACTACCGTATGGGCGTTCTCGTTGCCTTCTCCAAACCTGTTTCTGAAGAAGTAGGTAAAGACGTGGCTATGCAGATCGCTGCCATGAACCCGATCGCAGTAGACGCTGACAGCGTTCCTGCTGACGTTATCGCCCGCGAAAAAGAAATCGCTGTTGAACAGGTGAAAGCTGAAGGCAAACCTGCTGAAATGGCTGAAAAAATCGCTGTCGGTAAAGTAAACAAGTTCTTCAAAGAAAGCACCCTGCTCGCTCAGGCTTTCGTGAAAGACAACAACAAATCCGTTGCGGATTACCTGAAATCTGTAGACGCTGATCTGAAAGTATCCGGCTTTAAGCGAATCGCTTTAGGTTAA
- the rpsB gene encoding 30S ribosomal protein S2, whose protein sequence is MENNTSLQQQLLEAGVHFGHLKKKWNPKMLPYIFAEKKGIHIIDLNKTVEGLQEAAAALKSIAKSGKKIMFVATKKQAKEIVADAARNINMPYVTERWLGGMLTNFSTIRKSVKKMQSIEKMLQDGTFDNITKKERLTLSRDKEKMEKVLGGIAQLARVPAALFMVDISHEHIALAEAKRLGIVTFGMVDTNSDPSKVDFAIPANDDATKSIAIITSYICAAIAEGLSERATEKSEEVEEEEEAEDKARRFDVEGGEDRERGRKPGSNSGGGRGQGAGANRGGGQGGNRGGQGGGNRGGGNRGGGQGGGQRRPSNAGGGGPRKPAGK, encoded by the coding sequence ATGGAAAATAATACCTCATTGCAGCAGCAGTTACTGGAGGCAGGTGTTCACTTCGGTCACCTGAAGAAGAAATGGAATCCTAAAATGCTGCCTTATATTTTCGCAGAAAAGAAAGGTATTCATATCATCGATCTGAACAAAACCGTAGAAGGTTTACAGGAAGCAGCAGCTGCCCTGAAATCTATCGCTAAAAGCGGTAAAAAGATCATGTTCGTTGCTACTAAAAAGCAAGCGAAAGAAATCGTAGCAGATGCTGCGCGTAACATCAACATGCCTTACGTTACTGAAAGGTGGTTAGGTGGTATGCTCACCAACTTCTCTACCATCCGTAAGAGCGTGAAGAAAATGCAGAGCATTGAAAAAATGCTGCAGGACGGAACTTTCGACAACATCACCAAAAAAGAACGTCTGACTTTAAGCCGTGATAAAGAGAAAATGGAAAAAGTGCTGGGTGGTATCGCTCAACTGGCACGTGTTCCGGCCGCTCTGTTCATGGTAGACATCAGCCACGAACATATTGCACTGGCAGAAGCTAAACGCCTGGGCATCGTTACTTTCGGTATGGTGGATACCAACTCCGATCCGAGCAAAGTTGACTTCGCAATCCCTGCGAACGACGATGCTACCAAATCCATCGCTATCATCACCAGCTACATCTGCGCAGCAATCGCAGAAGGTCTGTCTGAAAGAGCTACTGAAAAATCTGAAGAAGTAGAAGAGGAAGAAGAAGCAGAAGATAAAGCACGCAGATTTGACGTAGAAGGTGGCGAAGACCGCGAAAGAGGCCGTAAACCAGGCAGCAACAGCGGCGGTGGTCGTGGCCAGGGCGCAGGTGCTAACCGTGGCGGTGGCCAGGGTGGTAACCGTGGCGGCCAGGGCGGCGGTAATCGCGGCGGTGGCAACCGTGGCGGTGGCCAGGGTGGCGGACAACGTCGTCCTTCCAACGCTGGCGGCGGCGGTCCCAGAAAACCAGCCGGCAAATAA
- the rpsI gene encoding 30S ribosomal protein S9, producing MEKQKNTIGRRKEAVARVYINKGTGNITVNDKDYKNYFSLIYLQNQVELPFKTIDALDKFDVKINAQGGGIKGQAEAIKLGIARALCEVNIEFRPALKAAGLLKRDPRSVERKKPGKAKARRSFQFSKR from the coding sequence ATGGAAAAGCAAAAAAATACAATTGGTCGTCGTAAGGAAGCTGTTGCCCGTGTGTATATCAACAAGGGTACCGGTAACATTACCGTAAACGACAAGGATTATAAAAACTACTTTTCTCTGATCTACCTGCAAAACCAGGTGGAACTGCCCTTCAAAACCATCGACGCGCTGGATAAATTTGACGTGAAGATCAATGCACAGGGCGGTGGTATCAAAGGACAGGCAGAAGCGATTAAACTGGGTATTGCACGTGCACTGTGCGAAGTGAACATCGAGTTCCGTCCTGCACTGAAAGCAGCCGGTCTGCTGAAACGTGATCCGAGAAGCGTAGAACGTAAGAAACCAGGTAAAGCGAAAGCAAGAAGAAGCTTCCAGTTCTCTAAACGCTAA
- the rplM gene encoding 50S ribosomal protein L13, with protein MNTLSFKTKSANDAYVKRDWHIVDATNLTLGRVCAKMAAILRGKNKPYYTPHTDCGDYIIVINAEKIALTGNKMAEKEYMHYTGYPGGQRVELAKDLIRRRPEVMIEKAIKGMLPKNRLGRKMYKKLFVYAGAEHPHAAQKPKPLTF; from the coding sequence ATGAACACATTAAGCTTTAAAACTAAATCGGCTAACGACGCTTACGTAAAGCGTGACTGGCATATAGTAGACGCTACTAACCTGACTCTGGGAAGAGTATGTGCGAAAATGGCAGCGATCCTGAGAGGTAAGAACAAGCCTTACTATACGCCTCATACTGATTGTGGTGATTATATCATCGTGATCAATGCGGAAAAAATCGCTTTGACCGGCAATAAAATGGCGGAAAAAGAATACATGCACTACACTGGTTACCCAGGTGGTCAGAGAGTTGAACTGGCTAAGGACCTGATCCGTCGCCGTCCTGAGGTTATGATTGAGAAGGCTATCAAAGGCATGCTGCCTAAAAACCGTCTCGGTCGTAAAATGTACAAAAAACTGTTTGTATACGCAGGTGCAGAGCATCCTCATGCAGCGCAGAAACCAAAACCATTAACTTTCTAA
- a CDS encoding zinc metallopeptidase, with protein sequence MTPGIMFVSLIFVGISFLVSYVLKSKFRAYSEVPTSSGLTGKQIAEKMLRDNNIYDVQVLSVDGFLSDHYNPANKTVNLSPDVYAGANVAAAAVAAHECGHAVQHAAAYPWLGLRSRLVPAVQFSASLVQWVLLGGILLINVFPQLLLAGIVLFGITTVFSLITLPVEFDASRRALAWLDRSQLMRPQEHDKAKNALWWAAMTYVVAALASLVTLFQYILLYMGARDRR encoded by the coding sequence TTGTGGGGATCAGCTTTCTTGTCAGTTATGTATTAAAGAGTAAGTTCCGGGCCTACAGTGAGGTACCGACCTCATCCGGGCTTACAGGTAAGCAGATCGCGGAGAAAATGTTGAGGGACAACAACATTTATGATGTCCAGGTACTGTCTGTAGACGGATTTTTATCGGATCACTATAATCCGGCGAACAAGACGGTCAACCTCAGCCCTGACGTATATGCGGGGGCCAATGTGGCGGCCGCGGCCGTAGCGGCGCACGAATGCGGGCACGCTGTGCAGCATGCGGCAGCTTACCCGTGGCTGGGCCTGCGTTCCCGGCTGGTGCCGGCGGTGCAGTTCAGCGCCTCGCTGGTACAGTGGGTGTTGCTGGGCGGTATCCTGCTGATTAATGTATTTCCGCAGCTGCTGCTGGCGGGGATTGTCCTTTTCGGTATTACCACCGTGTTCTCCCTGATCACCCTCCCCGTGGAATTTGACGCTTCCCGGCGTGCGCTGGCGTGGCTCGACCGCAGTCAGCTGATGCGTCCGCAGGAGCATGACAAGGCTAAAAATGCCCTTTGGTGGGCGGCTATGACCTATGTGGTAGCGGCGCTGGCCTCGCTGGTCACCCTCTTCCAGTATATTTTATTATATATGGGCGCCCGGGACAGGCGATAA